A stretch of Palaemon carinicauda isolate YSFRI2023 chromosome 34, ASM3689809v2, whole genome shotgun sequence DNA encodes these proteins:
- the LOC137626939 gene encoding neuroligin-3-like, which produces MTVDMSEAFVCLSIINDNDMIPPPTICRYSPLTRSLYHCVSLEPHLLDPSTPLNCRASLLADAALMAYPVVVFLHGESFEWGSSSLYDGSVLAALGKVIVVTLNYRLGILGFYNANPDPVGHPTVANYGLMDQLAALHWVQENIVRFGGDPGQVTVMGHGTGAACLNYLVISPAATAGLFKRAILMSGSALSPWALVRDPSGHAFDVATQLDCPVQLKTSKFQVAVGPSIDGVTIKPDWKKHQSKMGNNVSHHSQVH; this is translated from the exons atgactgtggacatgtctgaagccttcgtCTGCCTTTCCATAAtaa ATGATAATGACATGATCCCACCCCCAACAATTTGCAGATACAGCCCTCTTACAcgatctttatatcattgtgtatcCCTAGAACCCCATTTGCTAGATCCGAGTACCCCTCTTAATTGCCGTGCTTCCCTCCTTGCAGATGCAGctctgatggcctacccagtggttGTCTTCCTccacggagagtcgtttgagtggggatcttcaagtctctacgacggatcagttctggcagctctcgGTAAGGTCATTGTGGtgactctcaactatcgtctcggcattctCG GTTTTTACAACGCGAACCCTGACCCAGTGGGTCAcccaaccgtagctaactacggcctgatggaccagctggctgccttgcactgggttcaagagaacatcgtccgcttcgggggtgacccaggtcaggtcacggtcatgggtcacggcacgggagctgcctgcctcaactaccttgtcatatcgcccgctgctacag caggtctgttcaagcgagcaatcctgatgtcaggatctgcactcagtccctgggctttagtccgggacccatctggacacgccttcgatgtagccacccagctggactgccct gttcaactaaagacatccaagtttcaagtggctgttggccccagcattgatggtgtcactatcaaacctgactggaaaaaacatcagagcaaaatgg gaaataatgttagccatcacagccaagtacactga